One Methylocapsa sp. D3K7 DNA window includes the following coding sequences:
- a CDS encoding tetratricopeptide repeat protein: MMVFPAFFDIATLVQWRAVVGVFFLTCSLLLAGCETATSIMGKQGTGVAEVADQSPQEASANLASLSDVIQRNPTSAEAYNTRGVAYAKIGKFQDAINDFSLSIKLNPNNAASLTNRALAYRQVNRDEAALSDFNRAVETDPNHAQAFLGRANLLRMQGKLDDARSDLDRAIKLNPENAQAFHARGLIYQREGLHEQAITDFDNAIDRDPFAGAPYQARGQSLLAIGKNDKAIEDFNAALNVDNKNADAWAGLGLAYEKSGNRIKAIESYQRALVFDPSSQLAKDGVARVGRI, translated from the coding sequence ATGATGGTTTTCCCGGCGTTTTTTGATATTGCAACGCTCGTGCAATGGCGAGCTGTAGTTGGCGTCTTTTTTCTTACCTGTTCCCTGCTCCTCGCTGGATGCGAAACGGCGACCAGCATCATGGGCAAGCAGGGCACCGGAGTCGCCGAAGTAGCCGATCAGTCGCCGCAGGAAGCGTCCGCCAATCTGGCGTCCCTAAGCGACGTGATTCAGCGCAACCCTACAAGTGCAGAGGCCTACAACACCCGTGGCGTCGCCTATGCAAAAATTGGTAAGTTTCAAGATGCAATCAATGATTTCAGCCTGTCGATCAAACTCAATCCAAATAATGCGGCATCACTAACCAACCGGGCGCTGGCTTATCGCCAGGTCAACCGCGACGAAGCCGCTCTGTCTGACTTTAACCGCGCGGTCGAGACAGATCCGAATCATGCTCAGGCTTTTCTCGGCCGTGCCAACCTTTTGCGTATGCAAGGCAAGCTAGATGACGCTCGTTCCGATCTTGACCGGGCAATCAAACTCAATCCAGAAAATGCCCAAGCATTCCACGCACGGGGATTAATCTATCAGCGCGAAGGATTACATGAGCAAGCGATCACCGATTTCGATAACGCAATTGATCGTGATCCCTTCGCTGGTGCGCCATATCAGGCTCGCGGACAAAGTTTGCTAGCTATTGGTAAGAACGATAAGGCGATCGAAGACTTCAATGCCGCACTTAACGTTGACAATAAGAACGCTGATGCATGGGCGGGACTTGGATTGGCCTACGAAAAATCCGGTAATCGGATCAAAGCAATTGAATCCTATCAACGCGCGCTGGTCTTTGATCCCAGCAGCCAACTTGCCAAAGATGGTGTCGCGCGCGTAGGGCGGATTTAA
- a CDS encoding IS630 family transposase (programmed frameshift), with protein MSKALSLDLRVRVLSAVAQGLSHREAGARFAVSASSVSRWRKLARERGDARPKALGGDRRSGRIDAHKDTVLCVLEATPDITIEELRQTLADKGLVVGYGTIRRFFARHAITPQKKTAHASEQDRPDVLKRREDWFDGQIDLDPDRLVFIDETWASTKMARTHGRCRRGERLRVGVPHGHWKTTTFVAALTTRGMIAPWVLDGPINRDAFETYVDKALVPDLRPGDIVVMDNLSSHKGPRVREMIAAADASLLYLPPYSPDFNPIENAFSKLKAHLRKAAERTVGGLWDAIGRIIDLFAPAECKNYFAAAGYDAT; from the exons ATGTCGAAAGCCTTGTCTCTCGATCTTCGGGTTCGTGTACTGTCCGCGGTTGCGCAGGGTCTAAGCCATCGCGAAGCCGGCGCGCGGTTCGCGGTCAGCGCATCGAGCGTCAGCCGCTGGCGAAAGCTTGCGCGGGAACGGGGTGACGCGCGTCCGAAGGCGCTCGGCGGGGATCGTCGGTCGGGCCGGATCGACGCCCATAAGGACACAGTCCTCTGCGTGCTCGAGGCGACGCCCGACATCACCATCGAGGAGTTACGCCAAACGCTGGCGGACAAGGGGCTTGTCGTCGGCTATGGCACGATCCGCCGCTTCTTCGCGCGTCATGCGATCACGC CGCAAAAAAAGACTGCGCACGCCAGCGAGCAGGATCGCCCCGACGTCCTGAAACGGCGCGAGGACTGGTTCGACGGGCAGATCGATCTCGACCCTGACCGCCTCGTCTTCATCGACGAGACCTGGGCCTCGACGAAGATGGCCCGCACGCATGGCCGTTGCCGGCGCGGCGAACGCCTGCGCGTCGGCGTGCCCCATGGCCACTGGAAGACCACGACTTTTGTCGCCGCCCTCACGACGCGCGGCATGATCGCGCCGTGGGTGCTGGACGGGCCGATCAACCGCGACGCTTTCGAGACCTATGTCGACAAGGCCCTCGTTCCAGACCTGCGGCCGGGCGACATCGTCGTCATGGACAATCTGTCGAGCCATAAGGGGCCAAGAGTGCGGGAGATGATCGCGGCGGCGGACGCCAGCCTTCTCTACCTGCCGCCTTACAGTCCGGACTTCAACCCGATCGAGAATGCCTTCTCCAAGCTGAAGGCTCATCTGCGTAAGGCTGCCGAGCGAACCGTCGGCGGCCTCTGGGACGCCATCGGCCGCATCATCGATCTGTTCGCTCCAGCGGAATGCAAAAACTACTTCGCCGCCGCAGGATACGATGCAACATGA
- a CDS encoding IS3 family transposase (programmed frameshift), with protein sequence MSQKSGTAKSSSERIVKDIRRATRKQYSAEEKIRIVLDGLRGEHSIAELCRREGIAESLYYTWSKEFLEAGKRRLAGDTARAATSGEVKDLRREAQALKEVVAEQALELRLLKKKHDRGWGKRGMRYPASEKLEIIRLVEQSHLPARRTLEKLGVSRATFYRWCDLCQTGGPEALEDRSPRPDRVWNRIPDNVRGQIVQLALDEPELSPRELATRFTDTKSYFVSEASVYRLLKEHDLIASPAYIVMKAADEFKDKTTAPNQLWQTDFTYLKVIGWGWFYLSTILDDFSRYIIAWKLCTTMKVGDVTETLDLALQAAGLDHAKVVHRPRLLSDNGPSYISANLAEWLDKRNMDHVRGAPCHPQTQGKIERWHQTLKNRVLLENYYLPGDLEARIDTFVDHYNHRRYHESLDNLTPADVYFGRGQTILLQRERIKRATIQNRRLQHQLNAA encoded by the exons ATGAGCCAGAAATCCGGAACTGCCAAGTCGTCCTCCGAGCGGATCGTGAAGGACATTCGCCGAGCAACGCGCAAGCAATATTCGGCGGAGGAGAAGATCCGCATCGTGCTGGACGGCCTGCGCGGCGAGCATAGCATCGCGGAACTCTGCCGGCGCGAGGGCATCGCCGAGAGCCTGTATTACACCTGGTCGAAGGAGTTCCTGGAGGCTGGCAAGCGGCGCTTGGCGGGCGACACGGCGCGTGCGGCGACCAGCGGCGAGGTCAAGGACCTGCGCCGGGAAGCTCAGGCACTGAAGGAGGTCGTCGCCGAGCAGGCGCTGGAATTGCGCCTGCTCA AAAAAAAGCATGATCGCGGATGGGGAAAGCGAGGAATGAGATATCCGGCTTCCGAGAAACTGGAGATCATCCGGCTGGTCGAGCAATCCCATCTGCCGGCGCGCCGGACGCTGGAGAAACTCGGCGTCTCTCGCGCCACCTTTTATCGATGGTGCGACCTTTGCCAGACTGGCGGGCCAGAGGCCCTGGAAGACCGATCTCCCAGGCCCGACCGCGTCTGGAACCGAATTCCTGACAATGTGCGGGGCCAGATCGTGCAACTGGCCCTGGACGAGCCGGAGCTGTCGCCACGGGAACTGGCGACACGCTTCACCGACACAAAAAGCTATTTTGTTTCGGAAGCTTCGGTTTATCGCCTGCTGAAGGAGCACGACCTAATCGCCAGTCCCGCCTACATCGTCATGAAGGCCGCCGATGAGTTCAAGGACAAGACGACGGCGCCCAACCAGCTCTGGCAGACCGACTTCACTTATCTCAAGGTGATTGGTTGGGGTTGGTTCTACCTCAGCACGATATTGGACGACTTCTCGCGCTACATCATCGCCTGGAAGCTCTGTACGACGATGAAGGTCGGGGACGTCACGGAAACACTCGACCTGGCGTTGCAAGCCGCGGGGCTTGATCACGCCAAGGTCGTCCATCGTCCGCGATTGCTCTCGGACAATGGCCCTTCCTACATCTCGGCCAATCTGGCCGAATGGCTGGACAAACGCAACATGGATCACGTGCGCGGCGCGCCCTGCCACCCGCAAACACAGGGCAAAATCGAGCGCTGGCATCAGACGCTCAAGAATCGCGTCTTGCTTGAGAACTATTATCTGCCCGGCGACCTGGAAGCCAGGATCGACACCTTCGTCGATCACTACAATCATCGCCGCTATCACGAGAGCCTGGACAATCTCACGCCGGCTGACGTCTACTTCGGCCGAGGACAAACCATTCTGCTGCAACGAGAAAGGATCAAACGAGCCACCATCCAAAATCGTCGCTTGCAACACCAATTGAACGCCGCATAA
- a CDS encoding glycoside hydrolase TIM-barrel-like domain-containing protein has product MTDYTYRRMILHYANLCVVAGGVDLFFIGSEARGLETIRGPGWTFAGTVDGSGNAIWDYPFVQGLIEISDDVRSIFDAAGFTKDTRGLHNLISYAADWSDWMGWQHPGSLPATETKGQWPHLDQLWAHNNIDFVCFDNYLPLSDWTTGTGGLDALNWCTPAPLSWPPGPDKMNGLGLTGTPSIYNKAYLKANIEGGEKFNWFYFDSNNRGRGLDPAGTDMQVSLPEGDRLTQSRNQYFPHQEILGNKQLRWWWNHPHQALYDTGFGDVPQGPSTKWVPQSKSIVFAEYGFPSNDKSTNQPNVFFDAQSTESATAYWSIWNPAEVGTGFLAKTDQTLSLLALNAIYEYWFVDGHNAMSTGGVKMIEPSFCSVWNWDARPFPVFPNLGNVWGDAGNWQAGNWLNGKGPFIAPLAPDPSFGVPMPFIFPSLPGLSWSIHKRPSFSTRIASHASGREVRSPNYSTAIYEFELTVEGLDSNGSYPGLGANSLQSLMGLYLQCQGQFGTFLYIDPEDNMEKGQLLGIGDGSTTVFVLKRSLGYDVEPVSWTTGVTQAFLNGSSVPQFKLVENCPASAPVRQI; this is encoded by the coding sequence TTGACCGACTACACCTATCGCCGGATGATTCTTCACTATGCGAATCTTTGCGTAGTTGCTGGCGGGGTTGACCTTTTTTTTATTGGTTCCGAGGCACGTGGTCTTGAAACTATACGCGGTCCTGGTTGGACCTTTGCTGGAACAGTCGATGGAAGTGGCAACGCAATCTGGGACTATCCATTCGTCCAGGGATTGATTGAAATCTCGGATGATGTGCGGAGCATTTTTGATGCCGCAGGCTTTACAAAAGACACAAGAGGGCTTCACAATCTCATCAGTTATGCTGCGGATTGGTCCGATTGGATGGGCTGGCAACATCCTGGATCATTACCGGCAACCGAAACGAAAGGCCAATGGCCACACCTAGACCAACTCTGGGCGCACAACAATATCGACTTTGTGTGTTTTGATAACTACCTACCTCTCTCAGATTGGACAACAGGCACGGGCGGCCTTGATGCTTTGAATTGGTGTACTCCGGCACCATTGTCATGGCCACCCGGACCCGACAAGATGAATGGCCTTGGACTCACTGGAACACCATCAATTTACAATAAGGCATATCTTAAGGCAAACATTGAAGGTGGTGAGAAATTCAATTGGTTCTATTTTGACTCGAACAATCGTGGGCGTGGACTTGATCCAGCCGGAACTGATATGCAGGTCTCACTTCCAGAGGGAGACCGTCTGACACAATCACGGAACCAGTATTTTCCGCATCAAGAGATTCTTGGCAATAAGCAGCTTCGATGGTGGTGGAACCATCCGCATCAAGCGCTTTATGATACCGGATTTGGTGACGTTCCGCAGGGTCCTTCGACGAAGTGGGTTCCGCAATCAAAGTCAATTGTCTTTGCAGAATATGGTTTCCCTTCGAACGACAAAAGCACAAATCAGCCGAATGTTTTTTTTGACGCGCAATCGACAGAAAGCGCAACCGCCTATTGGTCAATATGGAATCCTGCAGAAGTCGGAACGGGATTTCTTGCAAAAACTGATCAGACCCTCTCGCTGTTGGCATTGAATGCTATCTACGAATATTGGTTCGTAGATGGTCATAATGCGATGTCTACCGGCGGCGTCAAGATGATTGAGCCTTCGTTTTGTTCGGTATGGAACTGGGATGCGCGACCATTCCCAGTGTTCCCGAATCTTGGGAATGTCTGGGGTGATGCCGGCAATTGGCAGGCGGGCAATTGGCTTAACGGCAAGGGGCCATTTATCGCCCCACTGGCACCAGATCCGAGTTTTGGAGTACCCATGCCGTTTATCTTTCCGTCTCTTCCAGGGTTGAGCTGGTCGATTCACAAGAGACCATCATTCTCGACCAGGATCGCAAGCCATGCTTCGGGCCGTGAAGTCAGATCACCAAATTATTCAACGGCGATTTATGAGTTCGAACTGACTGTCGAAGGATTGGATTCTAATGGTTCATATCCTGGTCTTGGAGCTAACTCTCTGCAAAGCCTGATGGGTCTATATCTCCAATGTCAGGGTCAATTTGGTACATTTCTTTACATCGATCCAGAAGACAATATGGAAAAGGGACAACTGCTCGGAATTGGGGATGGATCCACAACTGTTTTTGTCTTGAAGCGCTCGCTAGGTTATGACGTTGAGCCAGTGTCTTGGACGACTGGTGTCACTCAAGCATTTTTAAATGGCTCATCGGTGCCGCAGTTTAAACTTGTTGAGAATTGTCCGGCGTCAGCACCTGTGAGACAGATTTAG
- a CDS encoding IS5 family transposase (programmed frameshift): MWTSENRPKYNRDKLRYPSDLTDDEWSHIEPIIPPAKRGGRKRSVEPREIVNGLMYVLSTGCQWRYVPKDLPPKSTLFGYFDLWNWDGTLDRIHHALYVKCREAMDREASPTACVIDSQSVKSAEKGGAGIDPSGYDAGKKIKGKKRHILVDTLGLLLHAVVHPADIQDRDGGVLVLSTLFGLYPFLQKLFADGGYQGPVFQKASAKILPHIQIEIVKRSDQAKGFELLPRRWVVERTFAWLNRCRRLAKDFENLTRNALAFLRLASIRLTLRKLCLN; the protein is encoded by the exons ATGTGGACGTCCGAAAACCGCCCGAAATACAATCGTGACAAACTGCGCTATCCGAGCGATCTGACGGACGATGAGTGGTCGCACATCGAGCCGATTATTCCACCGGCCAAACGTGGCGGACGCAAGCGCTCTGTTGAGCCGCGGGAAATCGTGAACGGTCTCATGTATGTGCTGAGCACGGGATGCCAGTGGCGTTACGTTCCCAAAGATCTGCCGCCCAAGAGCACGCTGTTTGGTTATTTCGACCTTTGGAACTGGGACGGCACGCTGGATCGCATTCATCACGCGCTCTACGTGAAGTGTCGCGAAGCCATGGATCGTGAAGCGAGCCCGACGGCCTGCGTCATCGACAGCCAGAGCGTAAAGAGCGCGGAAAAAGGGGGCGCCG GCATCGATCCGAGCGGCTATGATGCTGGCAAGAAGATCAAAGGCAAGAAGCGCCATATCCTCGTCGATACGCTAGGCCTGCTGCTGCATGCAGTGGTGCATCCCGCCGACATTCAAGATCGGGATGGTGGCGTGCTTGTTCTGTCGACCTTGTTCGGCTTGTATCCGTTTTTACAAAAGCTCTTTGCTGATGGCGGATATCAGGGCCCGGTCTTTCAAAAGGCGTCGGCCAAAATCCTGCCGCATATACAAATCGAAATCGTCAAACGCTCCGATCAGGCCAAAGGGTTTGAGCTTCTGCCGCGACGTTGGGTTGTCGAACGCACCTTCGCTTGGCTTAATCGTTGCCGCCGCTTGGCCAAAGACTTCGAAAATCTCACCCGAAACGCACTCGCTTTTCTCCGTCTCGCCTCAATTCGTCTCACGCTCAGAAAGCTTTGTCTGAATTGA